The Tenebrio molitor chromosome 2, icTenMoli1.1, whole genome shotgun sequence DNA segment aagtactggatggaggaggaggaaagaatgtgcaggatgtgccgtgaggagagagagacgatcgagcacatgtggagAGGATGCGGTGAAATGAGAGAAAGGGAGGaaaaggaacggggagaaatactgaacgaagacggaagagagataggatggatgaaagaggtatggaagaggagggaaaggatagagaaggagaggggtggggaataaaagaaaatgtaggttaatttaaaaaagaaaaaagaatgatTTTGGAATTGTAAGTTTATTTAGAACTGTAAAGTATAGGAATCCTTTAAAGCCCGTAgggtaaaataaagtaaagtagTAGTAGTACTTTCTTACGAAGTTAACCGAACAATGAAATCATGTGTAATGCAGATTTGCGAACTagctttgaaattttttattttaatcattgatttggttcattgaatagtctgttgaatacaactcgtagtcaaagatagtagaatatttttccgatGGTATCACTAATGGTCATTACGCTTTTGAACACCATTCGTGCTACGCACTCATGGTGTTCATAAAGCGAATGACCATTCGTGataccaccacaaaaatattcgacaatctttgactactcgtggtattataactGAATATTTCACTCATacattgttgtaacaatgcAACAGATACTGAAATATTAAatggaaattcaaaaaattatactgGAAATTCCATGCTGCCATGATATTGTTACAGCTGAAACGTCAAAGTCAAGAAAACCCAAGTTTCTTAGACGTCATGATCGATTTGGAGATATCACAGAACGAGAAATTGACGAAAATATCCATTATACGTGTACCCAAAAGCACAGAAAAGAACAAGAAGAGTTTATGTCATTTTGCGCCCAAAAAAAGTAGATCACATTTAATCGAGAGAGTCCAGTGTTGGTTTCAAGTACTCTGTATTTTTATTCGAGAAATATTCTCCCTAAATACCACTTGTGCTTAAAAATTAACCGGATAATTTCCATTAAAGCTTGTTTACTTCCACTCGTTCTTCGAACTCGTGGAATTATTAAGAACAAGCTTTCATGAAAATTATCGGTTATTTTTTAAGCACTCGAGGTATTACccccaaaaataaaatagtcaAATTGAAACAGACTATTATTGTATAAAAAACATACTAGCACTAACACCAATACAAAATTGTTAACGCAAATTAATAGAACGTAAATACGTAATATTCCATTAAAGATCTGCTACTTGGAAATTCTTACTGCTTTAGTTTAAAGGAAACTTTAACAATTTAACTTTGAACCCAATACATATTttggagtttttttttaaattttgtgtaaaatatttattaatgacaagGTAAGTTTTGTTAGACTAATGAGAATGACTAATGAGAATGACTAATGAAAGAAGGAGAACGGAAAATTATAATGAATCCATTATTTTGACAAAACCTAGCTAATGGTTTTACTGTTAGTCAGTAAATTTTGCAGATTTAGATGTGTATTCTTGTTTAAAATTGTACTCATTCTAACATGTTCATCTCAATGTCCCGAATATCCGAATATTTGTGCATTTGACAACAATTCGTGCTTTAACATTTAATCTTAATTATTACGCTATCCGTGGAACAACTCAGCAATACGTTTTAAGTAAAGACAAAAGAATATTAGGAAAATGTAAGGAAAAGATTTCATCACGATTATTCTCGAAGATATTGGCGTTTTTGCTGAAAGCAAATTTGGCAACATATTGGATTTATCTCAATAAgactttgattttttatatCCGAAAATATCAAAGAGTGAACAACAGTAATGCTACCGAAGTgtcgaaactttaaaaattattacggatcacaaaaattaaaactaatgtTCACAGTTTTGCTGATTTTTGCAAACCTAAACTCTTTTAAAATACTCTTTCCAGTATTTCCCTATCCACAGTCTGCTTGTAAAGTCATGTTAATTAATCTTTCCTTGGGCTACACTTCCTGTTTCACTTATTTTTTGATACAATCTTCTCAAAACATTGCTGTTGGGATGTTTTCTGAACGGGTAGCTGTCCCGACAAATGTTATCAGCAGGAAACCTTCGTTTCTATATTGTCCCAGCACCAGATGCATGTTCGCATACTTACGAATATTGTTTGAGAAAATAAGGAAGTCAACGGAAAACTGGCTAAACCTTGAAATGAAATGAATAACAGGAACATACTGAgagcaattttttttgctacCTAAAACTAGAAATGGTTCTATTCTGAAAAATAtctatttaatttataaagtCGGTTTACAGAAAAATCtatttatacttaatatagttaaaaataaacatcgttcacattgttttggcataatgggaggccatgagttatttttcaaacgttaacactaaagtgcctgacatgtggacctatcaaaatgaacataacaagTTGCTAAATttccgcgatgtctgagtattcttctattgcaaactagtaaaactgacaacaatgcattAGACAAtgtataacctcaaacttagaaaaacataatctaacctaattcaacagacactttactactaaattaaatgcaaaatttccatgggctcccattatgccaaaacaacgtgaatgcattttactgAACTTGGTGCTACTTCAGTAGTTCTCAGTGTATATTTTCATGTGTTCCTCTAATCAAACTAGCCAACTGGCAGCATGAAACCGCCTATTTCAGATGAAAGAGACGACAAGCCGGTTTCATTTTGGTCTCTCAATAAATTTCAGTTGTAAAATTCAGTGACAGTGAGCAGAAATATGACAATCCCCTGGAATCAATTTGTTCTGCTTTTATGAAACTTTAAGCACATCTTAAATGTGATAAGATAAGTTATCAGCCGTATTACGACCatcatagaattttttacgCAATTTATCTAGACTTTCCGAAAACCACATTAGCAACAACAGTGATTTAAACAGCTCGTcgataatatgtaattaaaataaataaataaataaaaccacACAAAATTGGACAGAACCCTACGGGGTACCGTCATTACACAACGAAtttgttatatttataaatgttcTACCTTAGGTCAAAATATCGAGCATAAGGACTTTGCAAGAAAGACTAACCACCATCCTTGAGAaacttttttacattttcccAAGTTTATGATATAAAAGTTCAAGACAAATTTTAACGTAAAATTATTCAGGAACATCGCAAGTTTAAAGTTTCTCTATAGGATCAAGCAGGTATCTGAAAAATATAAGACGTgttctttgaaaaatttaaataataaaactgatGTTTACTTGACAATTTTAATGTTGATTATTACGTTAGATGTACTGTACATGCTAAGGCAAGGATTCTATACTTTGCCTCGCCGTATTTTGTGTATTGGAGGTTGTGTTACAAACTCTCAGGTCAACTGTGGCCCTCCACCAATTATACCACGGTATAAACTGATTTCTAAACAGCAGATAGAGGCTAGAAATATAGCCTACGACAACGACGGTCAGAAACATATAGATAGCGGCTTTGATCCATTTCCTAGAAATACCAGCTTGGCTCCCTTCAATTATGAAATGCTCCATTCCTATAAAGCAGACAGTGGCCAGGCCGATTGTTACGAGGGTTAGCAGAATGGCAATTAAGACATCGGCCTGCATGTGTATCTTGTTTCTCGGATGAAGAAGCCATACTCTTAAACTCTCGCAGATCGTATACCGTTGAGTCTGAATTGAACTGTATCTAAATCCACACAACTCACAGTTTAGCCGAAACGATTCGTTTATCCATTTTTCCAGACAAGATAAGTGTACGTACGCCAAAGATCCTTTACACCGGCAGGGCGATATTAAATTTTCACCAGGAACATTGTTGACGTGACATATACGACAAACACTGAAGTTTGATGATGATACGgatgaaagatttttttccaagCAGTTCGAAAGTGCCGCCTTCGATTCTTTACCTTCTAAAGTTATATTAATACTGGATGTTTTTGCCTCAAGGAACGACATTTCTATTTGTGCTActtgacaaattaattttgaatgaaaatgacattttcgCCGAACACAACCAGAACCTCACTTGCACCGGTAAAGTGATCGAATACCACTtgaaaaattctcaaatttattttgcggTTGAAcgaaagaaattaattatgCTCTAAGCGATTTGTTCGTATAATGTAATTATAAATCAATgaattttataagaaaatattacattttccACATATCTTGAATTGCACGGAATAGAGCTTATTTATGTATATTATTCAGTTCATCTCCTTCTGCCaacattgttatttttatttttgtttactcATAGATGCCGGAAGCAACAGAAATATAGATATGGAATAAAGCCGTGAAAAAGAAAACTCGCCCAATACCACCGTTTCCAATCTGCTTTCAAAAGCAGCCTAAAACTGAATATTCTACTCGTAGATAAATTAACGGGGTAATAAAggatacaatattttatataaaaaaaagtgtaTGTATGTAGGTATTCATTTTTTATCTTCCAAGGTTTTCattataatatttaataataatatttgcaataaaaatttaactgaGGATCCTACAAAACAAGTTGTGGGATTTGACCTACCCAAGAAAATCTGGTGCAAATTAAATCGCTTTAGAACCGGTcatggcaaatgcaataatatgctGTTTCACTGGAACATTCGTGAAAACCCCTCTTGTGAATGCGGTGCAGAATAAGAAACTATCCAACACATTGTAGAAGAAtgtccccttactaaattccagTAAGGTTTCTCCGAACTTCATATACTTACAGAACacgccctaaattggctacaacaagttaaaaacatataagttattattattattttgtgaatttcgaattttatttcgtcaaactacatatttaacggtttagcctttgaaaccttaggcccttggtgcaaagaaactatcgatttcattaatgtcatcggaaaccgacttatcgcggaatcaggcgattcaaaatcaaagaaattccttttcgacaGGATTTCCCTTGCAATCCAACgcggaaacgctgcaagcattcggggcacttttccagattccgcattattatcggaaatttttgcattgtaaatcaaaaatgttatgtaattatgttatcaataCATCTGATTCGATagttattttaattgtattttctTCATActaatatacaggtgtcccagaactcgcggatcaaaattagagtgcgttttccttggtaataactgaaagcaatacCAAATATAATGCTTTTTCTTATCTTTCGTAAGTCTATATTCCTAAGAATgatgtattttgtaaatttacacATCTTCTTAGTGAACTCCATtaggtacattttaaaattaaagtattcGCCAATAAACAACGCCAGTAAATTTACAATCTAATCATAAGAAGACATgatcatttattattttattcattaattattataaaaaattataacgggtgtttgtttaaatttggtgtcgaagtaggcgttgaactgtcgattgtgaacgcactatacaggttgcggatcacggatcagctgtttaaatcttatgCTTTTACACGCTTTTACTTCGacgctaaattaaaaaaaacacgctTCATTTTATGTGAATATGTTTCTATGTCTATTGCCTATTCTTTCATCATTTACTACAAAAtattatgtaataaattattaggtTGAATCTCAGAGACGTACAATAAAGCTATCCTAgtgccacaaaaaaaaactttcgtTCATAGGCGtatattttgaatttactttaaaaaatatgtcgaTGACCAAAATTAAAGAACCTGGGAATTAGTGGTGTACGGGCTATGGCGAGGGgtgaaaatttacaatgcaaaatgAGCGAATGGGTCTGATAAGCTATTGATTTTGGCCTCTGGAGATGAACACAGATATCGTTTGATAGATCTCGAAGTACTGGTCACTTCTTCATGAACATGATGTTAAAGTTAACAGGTTACCCTCTAGAGGGCGTCAAACTCGAAACCTTATAGCGATGATTGGAAACTACTCGGCGTAGTAACGCCTCTATTGGGGCGAgtgcaagtattttatttagGTAAGCAAAACGTCTTCCATCTTGTGCTGTGGTGGCACCACCTACTTCAAGCTCATATAATACTAGAAAGTTGCATTTAAGCGAACCTAATCGTACAAAATAAGTATGCCTAGCTCGTACACCAGgttcaaaaatgtgcattagCAGTTAGATTAATAACTTTACATCAGCGGTTTTCAACCGCTTAGAAAAGTTGGGAAAAATGTAACTCATTGTTTCATCAGAGAATGTAATTCGTGTGTCACATGATGATCAGCGATTTCAATAGGCTGAAATAGAATAGTAGGAAAATGTAACAGCGACAATATAGAACAAAAGAACCTATCACTTCATTTTGGTTCATTTCTAACTAATCTGAAAAAAATTCTACTAATCGCTGAGATAAGGAAACAAGTcgcaaaaaatgtaattatcaAAAAGTAGGAGCGGCGCCCGTTTATGGATTTAAACGTTGCACAACAAtatattattcaacgagtGCATAATGATCGCTATAACTCatgaggatgattttgtgGCACGAGCCGAAGATGAGTGACGTAATTCATCTGAGTGAGTATCGCGCCAATACCCGCGAGTAGAATAGTATACTTTTTTTAGAACTATGAAGACAAACTGAACCTGatgttttacaattattttattactttgcatacttgataccattgcattaaaatttgcgattgGACTTCATAAACTAGTTGCTACGATTTTTGCAgctttgaaattattattcaacagGCCATGGGTATTGAATCCTGTTATCcaatgaaaaacactttaataattacagtattatccaataggagtagaaagaataatttaatattccaACTGTAATGTGTATGCTTACTTTAAGTTTTAACGAGATGCATTGAAATAAGTGCATAATTTATGACAGCGTTTTAGAGTAAAAGTCTAAATGGCTTCAAAACAGCACCCGTTTCATACATTAAAGTagttcattaatttaaataataatcgtGTATTGCAGTTTCGCATCTAGTACTAATAAATCTGTACCTGCAATTCAAAATGAcgaattgtcaaatcaattatttaaatcctATTTCGCATCACGCAATGTAAAATAATGATTCCATCCTtcaattcaattaaaatattatggcTGATATCGTCGTTTCAGCCTAAATTATAATGAATTTTAGGAACAATGTGTAATAAATTTATAGACAAATCGGAatcattaataattattagttaacgagtttgtgtaaCACATAACATCATCAATGTCGGTAAAGAATTTCAATTCTGTTATGAATTAACAaagagtcaaatgtaaggaaGCCTTTGCTTATTAAATAACTTAATCAACACCACAGCAAATTCACCTAACGAGTTTCTAACTTTGTCCTCGGTGTATTCATCAATAACTAACTGAGTTTACAAACTTCATGCCACTATTATAGGTAGGTATAATCCTTTAAGTTTATTCAATCCCGATGTTGTCTTTATGGGTACCTTAAGCAAAAAGCTCTTGCGTTTAGCGGTTAGCAATATTATAATCCATAACCACTATCTaccgttaaaaaatgtaaactcaaggcaacaattttttttgagccACAGTACTATAAACAGCTAAATCACGTTAAACTTGTGTTTATTGAATACCAATAATTAGGCACAACTGATATTAcagcacaaaaaataaaacattcatAATTCGAGACAAATAAGCTCTCCGTATTACCGGGCCCTAGGCAGTTGCTTTATTTGCCAATGCGTAAGTTAGGCCTTGTGCGTAAGTAAGTAAGCATAATATTTGGGTACATTCGAGTCGATTTCTTGTGGCATTCGGTGAAAAATATCTTATTTTTGACGGCATTATTATGCAGACTGTACTCTGTCAACAGCAAGGTGACGCTTTAATGAAATGCCATAAAATGACTTGCAAACTTCTTTTATTATCCTCCTTATTACTTTATCCCAGTGGCAGGTACAGGACAGAGTTATTCCCGACActttaataaagtttagacTTTCTCTCCTGGTTGGTgctttaatttcttgacttgGTTGCTGATTGAAATATTTGTGCGACTTAAGTCTGCCATCTGTGCTTTATTATTcgattataaaataaattccagaACGAATAAATGCGCAGCGACGAAAATGAACTCGTAATTTGTATACATACACAGACagattaaattataaaatttaatattaatttgcgcaataaataattttcctcTGTTACAAACTTGCTATAGTCCCGGAATTTATCGCTTTCAAGTGTTTGCTATTGTCCATAAATTTGGAGCAAAAATAATCCCCTTTTATTCAATCGAGATATCTGAATTCTccgttaaaataatatataaaacGTATCTCGGCAGAAGTCAAAGTTTCTTCCGGACAATCTCTAATGTACTTTCTTAAACAGGTTTATGTTTAGTAGCTTTGTAAGTTGAAAAGTTAAAAGCTCGCTATACGTAGCCAATTTTCTAAAGATGGATCAGTTACGGAGTAAACACTTTAAGATCCAATAAAAGGCAACAATTCTTGAAAGAACCCTGACAGCGACTAAACCGGGAAGTTGAAAATCAATCTGTGTTCTGTGAAATCACAAATCGGATCAACTGCCTCCGTAAGCTGCTTGCGTATTCTGTAATCTGTACTGCTCCATTTACAATTAGCTTTCTTTTTAAAAGAGCGCCCCCCAAATTTCGAGTTGTCTTATCATTAAACTAATGATTAGGATTAATATTGAACTCTAAATTCCGTAGAAACGTCATCTTCTTACGATAAAATTTACAGAGTTTGAAACTTTCTACGTTCACTTGTCTAATTATTTAAGAAGCACTTAACAAATAACTTTGTCCGAGTTAGTTGAGTGCAATGTTTTGATCAAACAAAGCGAATAAGTTTTTGGACCATTCTATAGTTTGACAAAGCACGAAACATAAATCTCAAAAGTGGGACGATCAATACTGAccaattttgcaaaatcaaAGTGAACAAACCTTACATTTAAGGGAACATTCAAAAGGGCAACTTCACGGTACTCAAAAAGTAAACGCTGcccattaaaaatcaaaagaatTTTATAGCGAAGTGCTTTCGGCGCAAAGCTGGAGCTCGTATTcggaaaaattttatgtatcgTTAAATTGCGACGTTTTGGACTATTTTCACTGTCGAAATAAAGCTCGCGGAGACCCTCATAAACTCGGCACATCTCATTAGCAATGCAAAAACTGTACCTAGCGTTTTGATTTTGCTCGCATTTACCGATAATGAACACATTTCGGAGATATTTCGTGTAAatgatacataaataaaaataagtgtcttgtttttttgatatttgataCAGGATTTCGACAGGAtgtggaaaattttaaaacaagcaA contains these protein-coding regions:
- the LOC138123561 gene encoding E3 ubiquitin-protein ligase MARCHF8-like, whose translation is MSFLEAKTSSINITLEGKESKAALSNCLEKNLSSVSSSNFSVCRICHVNNVPGENLISPCRCKGSLAYVHLSCLEKWINESFRLNCELCGFRYSSIQTQRYTICESLRVWLLHPRNKIHMQADVLIAILLTLVTIGLATVCFIGMEHFIIEGSQAGISRKWIKAAIYMFLTVVVVGYISSLYLLFRNQFIPWYNWWRATVDLRVCNTTSNTQNTARQSIESLP